The proteins below come from a single Dehalococcoidia bacterium genomic window:
- a CDS encoding ROK family protein — MVLGIDVSRTGIEGALVDVGRGELVGERLRVPTPQAASPEAVAAAVVQFARHFDWRGPIGCAFPAVVKGGVVRTASNVDPAWVGVNGQTLLAQATGCPLVMLNDADAAGIAEMAYGAGAGCDGVVLMVTFGTGIGTALFVDRRLVPNTELGHLELRGKAAERRAAASVRQRKGWGWRRWGRQVNEYLLVLERLLAPDLFILGGGVSKKSAKFFSSLTLSTPVVAATLLDAAGIVGAARAASALLPPEPAERTVPSEARAERTASR, encoded by the coding sequence GTGGTGCTTGGCATCGATGTCAGCCGGACGGGCATCGAGGGCGCGCTGGTCGATGTCGGGCGAGGCGAGCTTGTGGGCGAGCGCCTCCGCGTGCCGACGCCGCAAGCGGCTTCTCCTGAAGCGGTTGCCGCAGCTGTCGTTCAGTTCGCGCGTCATTTCGATTGGCGTGGGCCGATCGGCTGCGCCTTTCCCGCGGTGGTGAAGGGCGGCGTTGTCCGCACCGCCTCGAATGTGGACCCCGCGTGGGTGGGCGTCAACGGCCAGACGCTGTTGGCGCAGGCGACCGGCTGTCCGCTCGTAATGCTGAACGACGCCGATGCCGCCGGGATCGCCGAGATGGCCTACGGCGCCGGCGCCGGCTGCGATGGCGTCGTTTTGATGGTGACGTTCGGCACCGGGATCGGCACCGCGCTCTTCGTTGACCGTCGGCTCGTGCCAAACACGGAGCTCGGCCATCTTGAACTCCGCGGCAAGGCGGCTGAGCGTCGCGCTGCGGCGAGCGTTCGGCAGCGCAAGGGGTGGGGGTGGCGGCGCTGGGGCCGCCAGGTCAATGAGTATCTGCTCGTCCTTGAGCGGCTGCTTGCGCCCGACCTGTTCATCCTCGGCGGCGGGGTGAGCAAGAAGAGCGCAAAGTTCTTTTCCTCTCTCACCCTTTCGACGCCGGTCGTTGCGGCAACGCTGCTGGACGCTGCCGGCATCGTTGGCGCGGCGCGGGCCGCGAGCGCCTTGCTGCCTCCTGAACCGGCGGAGCGCACCGTGCCGAGCGAGGCGAGAGCAGAGCGGACAGCATCCCGCTGA
- a CDS encoding ComEA family DNA-binding protein yields the protein MEKSAPPALSTLLLLLMSATLVALALLLARSWVERPEPVQIVPLPLDPSIKVAVRGAVVSPGVYTLRLGDRVEDAIRAAGGLTPDAEERAINPAARVADEQEIWVPRRGDEIGRPPATPTPAAKVNLNTATAAELIALPGIAELTASRIIESRERVGPFRRVEELRERGIMNERNFELVKDRVTAP from the coding sequence ATGGAGAAGTCCGCACCGCCAGCGCTGTCGACCCTTCTGCTGCTGCTCATGAGCGCTACCCTCGTTGCGCTCGCTCTGCTGCTTGCACGCAGCTGGGTCGAGCGCCCGGAGCCGGTGCAGATTGTTCCGCTTCCGCTCGACCCCTCGATCAAGGTCGCGGTGCGAGGCGCGGTCGTGTCGCCGGGGGTCTACACCTTGCGGCTCGGCGACCGCGTTGAGGACGCCATCCGCGCTGCCGGCGGCTTGACCCCCGATGCGGAGGAACGGGCGATCAATCCGGCGGCGCGGGTCGCCGACGAGCAGGAGATTTGGGTGCCGCGGCGCGGCGACGAGATCGGGCGGCCCCCTGCCACGCCAACGCCGGCGGCGAAGGTCAACCTCAATACCGCGACGGCAGCCGAGCTGATCGCGCTGCCCGGAATTGCGGAGCTGACTGCAAGCCGCATCATCGAGTCGCGGGAGCGGGTTGGCCCCTTCCGCCGGGTCGAGGAGCTGCGCGAGCGGGGGATCATGAATGAGCGCAACTTTGAGCTCGTCAAGGACCGCGTGACCGCCCCATGA